The genomic window GTCTCCGGCCTCGACCGGCCCGGCCTGCTCTACGAGCTGACCACCGCGATCTCGAAGCTCAACCTCAACATCGCCTCGGCCCATGTCGCGACCTTCGGCGAGCGCGCGCGCGACGTGTTCTACGTCACCGACCTCCTGGGCGCGCAGATCAACGCGCCGACACGGCAGGCCGCAATCAAGAGCGCGCTAACCCATGTGATGGCCGGCGACAAGGCGGTGCAGCCGGCGGCGTGACCCTCGTCGTTCCGGGGCGCGCGTAGCGCGAGCCCGGAATCCATTCATCCGCAGAGTCGGTGGCGCCATAGATTCTCAGGTGCGCAATTGCGCACCATAGCTCGCCGCTCCGCGGCGCCCCGGAATGACGGCCGGACTACACCTCCGCCCCTTCATGCCGCAGCAGCCAGCGCTTGCGCTCGAGGCCACCGCCGTATTTCACCAGTGAGCCATCGGCGCCGATCAGGCGGTGGCAGGGCAGCACCACGCTGATCGGGTTGGAGCCGTTGGCGTGGCCGACGGCGCGAATTGCTTTGGGCATGTCGATCCTTGCGGCGAGCGCGCCATAGCTCATCGTGGTCCCGGTGGGGATTTGTGCGAGCGCCGTCCAGACCTTTTGCTGGAACGACGTGCCGGCGATGCGCCATGCGATGGCCGAGAGCCGGCCGAGGTCGCCTTCAAAATAGCCCGACAGCGCAGTCCGCATCTGCGTCGGTGCAGGCTGATCGCGGAGGTCCACCGCACCATAATGCAGCCGCAACAGCTCGCGCATACGGTGCTCGTAGTCTTCCCAATCGAGCGCGCGCAACACGCCCTCGGCGTCGGTGACGAGCAGCGCGATGCCGATCGGCGTTGCCAGGCGATCGAGACCGAAGCGTTCAGGCGTTTTGGTTGATCGAGCGGGCATTGCGGCACCGTTGCATCGAAATACGTCCGTCGCACTTGCCATGCCGGCCGTGCTAACGTCCACCCGAAAGCTGACGCTTTTGGGGGAGCTCAACTTGATTTTGATCGCCAATCTTCTGGTGGCGCTGGTCGCCATCCTGCATGTCTTCTTCCTGATCCTGGAGATGTTTCTCTGGGACAAGCCGCTGGGCTTGAAGGTGTTTCGCAACACGCCTGACAAGGCCGAGATGACGAAGGTGCTGGCCGCCAATCAGGGCCTCTATAACGGCTTCCTCGCCGCCGGCCTGATCTGGGGTCTCGTTCACGGCAATCCTGCCTTCGCGTTCCAGATCAAGGCGTTCTTCCTGCTTTGCGTGATCGTGGCTGGCGCTTATGGCGCCGCGACCGTCAGCTCACGCATCCTGATGGTGCAGGCGCTGCCGGCGGCGATTGCGCTGGTGGCATTGTTCCTGGCCTAGCTTTTGGCCTGAGGCGCTACGGCGCAGCGCCGTGATCCTTGCGCGGCGGCGAACGTTCCTCCACAATCTTCGGCAGCGATGGCGACCGTTGCAATCAACGGACAAAGACCATCGATCGAAAATTCCGTCAGGAGGAACGACCCAATATGACCAATCGCAGAGCCTTCCTAGCTGCCACGACGGCGCTCGCCTTCGCGTTCTCCGCGAGCCAAGCCCTCGCCCAGAAGAAATACGACACCGGCGCGAGCGACACCGAGATCAAGATCGGCCAGACCGTCCCGTTCTCCGGCGCCTATTCGGTCTACGCCAATATCGGCAAGACCCAGGCCGCCTATTTCAAGATGATCAACGATCAGGGCGGCATCAACGGTCGCAAGATCAATTTGATCCAGTATGACGACGCCTATTCGCCGCCGAAGACTGTCGAGCAGGTGCGCAAGCTGGTCGAAGGCGACGAGGTGCTGTTCACTTTCCAGCTGATCGGCACCGCTGCGAACGCCGCCGTGCAGAAATATCTCAACGGCAAGAAGATCCCACAGCTCCTCGCCTCGACCGGCGCGGCGCGGTTCAACGACCCGCAGAACTATCCCTGGACCATCGCCTATAATCCCAACTACGTGTCCGAGGGGCGCATCTACGCAAAATACATTCTCGCCAATCATCCCAACGCCAAGATCGGCGTGCTCTATCAGAACGACGATATGGGCCGCGACTATCTC from Bradyrhizobium zhanjiangense includes these protein-coding regions:
- a CDS encoding DUF1304 domain-containing protein encodes the protein MPAVLTSTRKLTLLGELNLILIANLLVALVAILHVFFLILEMFLWDKPLGLKVFRNTPDKAEMTKVLAANQGLYNGFLAAGLIWGLVHGNPAFAFQIKAFFLLCVIVAGAYGAATVSSRILMVQALPAAIALVALFLA
- a CDS encoding methylated-DNA--[protein]-cysteine S-methyltransferase, which encodes MPARSTKTPERFGLDRLATPIGIALLVTDAEGVLRALDWEDYEHRMRELLRLHYGAVDLRDQPAPTQMRTALSGYFEGDLGRLSAIAWRIAGTSFQQKVWTALAQIPTGTTMSYGALAARIDMPKAIRAVGHANGSNPISVVLPCHRLIGADGSLVKYGGGLERKRWLLRHEGAEV